Proteins encoded within one genomic window of Saccharopolyspora pogona:
- a CDS encoding winged helix-turn-helix transcriptional regulator, which translates to MVGERWTLLIVRDAFLGRRRFDDFQASLGIATNVLSSRLRALCDEGILERQPDVERPGRSEYALTGKGRELAPTLITLMKWGDRHYAAPAGPPRLTLHSQCGGPVSLALVCTSCGEPVGVDGLDLPSSAAG; encoded by the coding sequence GTGGTCGGCGAGCGTTGGACCCTGCTGATCGTGCGGGACGCGTTCCTCGGCCGACGGCGGTTCGACGATTTCCAGGCAAGTCTGGGCATCGCGACCAACGTGCTGAGCAGCAGGCTCCGGGCGCTGTGTGACGAAGGAATACTTGAACGCCAGCCGGATGTGGAACGGCCCGGCCGATCGGAATACGCACTCACCGGCAAGGGACGTGAACTCGCGCCGACTCTCATCACGCTGATGAAATGGGGCGACCGGCACTACGCGGCTCCGGCCGGTCCACCCCGGCTGACCCTGCATTCCCAGTGCGGCGGCCCGGTCTCGCTCGCCCTGGTGTGCACCTCATGTGGCGAACCGGTCGGCGTCGACGGTCTGGACCTGCCATCGTCCGCTGCCGGCTGA
- a CDS encoding PucR family transcriptional regulator, with protein sequence MPIADTPLCGGITYGTTGVDGSPGVLHSVEMLDAKVGGNPLRLEPFVNWLDQHGRLKFSGLADQLHAEIPELGAADPDTLEALRAAIVSHLPGMRATLMGSNPDPHLPKPAQDFAYLMARSNIPLSAVLRSYELGHAAIWNEFTSHLRKQQSWTVARRAEALESGSIRMFEYMQSMTGETITTYNRARDSLMRATNSRRNEIVRAVLSGNGGVRELRELFGYHIDEVHIGYVAWSVDPMKHEEVSELARRELLGFARQHVSVTTDSSVIHGWFTPCKNSTFDDLAAVSLPRTIRLTLGTPRRGIRGFHHTHREALSCVDLTALHTPAPTRFPDVAVTVLATQDQEMAARFVDDQLGALRSHEDGERLIKTLRHYMDAHASPTRCGQRLGIHPNTVTQRVQRAETILGRHLDPASLALRLALDLERTMELE encoded by the coding sequence ATGCCCATTGCTGATACACCGTTGTGTGGCGGGATCACATACGGAACGACCGGGGTGGACGGCTCTCCCGGTGTCCTCCATAGTGTCGAAATGCTGGATGCGAAGGTGGGCGGCAACCCGCTACGGTTGGAGCCGTTCGTGAACTGGCTCGACCAGCACGGACGCCTGAAATTCTCCGGGCTCGCCGATCAGCTCCACGCCGAGATTCCCGAGCTCGGAGCGGCCGATCCGGACACGCTGGAGGCGTTGCGCGCGGCCATCGTCTCGCACCTGCCGGGCATGCGCGCCACCCTCATGGGTTCGAACCCGGACCCGCATCTTCCGAAACCGGCGCAGGATTTCGCGTACCTGATGGCTCGCTCGAACATTCCCCTGTCGGCCGTCCTTCGTTCCTACGAGCTGGGCCACGCCGCCATTTGGAACGAATTCACCAGCCATCTTCGCAAACAGCAGTCGTGGACCGTTGCGCGTCGCGCCGAGGCGCTCGAGTCGGGTTCCATCCGCATGTTCGAGTACATGCAGTCCATGACCGGCGAGACGATCACCACCTACAACCGGGCTCGCGACAGCCTCATGCGGGCCACGAATTCGCGGCGCAACGAGATCGTCCGCGCCGTGCTGTCGGGCAACGGGGGCGTGCGCGAGCTGAGAGAGCTCTTCGGTTATCACATCGATGAGGTGCACATCGGGTACGTGGCCTGGAGCGTCGACCCCATGAAACACGAGGAGGTATCCGAACTCGCACGACGGGAGCTCCTCGGGTTCGCTCGGCAACACGTCTCCGTGACGACCGATTCCTCGGTCATCCACGGCTGGTTCACCCCGTGCAAGAACTCGACCTTCGACGACCTGGCCGCGGTTTCGCTGCCCAGGACCATCCGGCTGACTCTCGGAACCCCGCGCCGCGGAATCCGCGGGTTCCACCACACCCACCGGGAAGCCCTGTCGTGCGTCGACCTGACAGCGCTCCACACTCCCGCACCGACCCGGTTCCCCGACGTCGCGGTCACCGTGCTCGCCACGCAGGACCAGGAGATGGCCGCGCGGTTCGTCGATGACCAGCTCGGGGCACTGCGCAGCCACGAAGACGGCGAACGTCTGATCAAGACGCTGCGGCACTACATGGACGCACACGCGAGCCCGACCCGGTGCGGTCAGCGCCTCGGCATCCATCCCAACACCGTGACCCAACGCGTTCAGCGCGCGGAGACGATCCTCGGCCGCCACCTCGACCCCGCCAGTCTGGCGCTACGCCTGGCCCTGGACCTCGAGCGCACGATGGAGTTGGAGTAA
- a CDS encoding polysaccharide deacetylase family protein, which translates to MSKSSGGLLSGLEVAVTVDDQFQWTGIPFPEGHGPHTVSQKMMKAFEAYGVPGVYAFNSTAPTEEDPRVLDILDDWCAAGHYVGNHTHQHISLNWLDVDTYLRDIETSERLLSRWIEASPSRYFRYAFAMEGDSATKTSQVQTHLSQNGFLSSPVTLWFYDAQFMVAYDRALRLTDRAAQRWIEDTLVDTAIEQMENQAAAATAALGRSPAHIMLIHGTTVAGATIERILGRLTEEGVVFVTSERAMADPANVIGSPVTTRQFRNSTQKWAEHAGVSIPDVPPAVLAEVEKAAPIEGMSYDEVLGRAIQEWTRRVSFTPVPADFH; encoded by the coding sequence ATGTCGAAATCTTCTGGCGGTCTGCTTTCAGGCCTCGAAGTCGCGGTCACCGTGGACGACCAATTCCAGTGGACCGGGATCCCGTTTCCCGAAGGGCATGGTCCGCACACCGTGTCGCAGAAGATGATGAAGGCTTTTGAAGCCTATGGGGTTCCCGGCGTTTACGCCTTCAACAGCACTGCGCCGACGGAGGAAGATCCGCGCGTGCTCGACATCCTCGATGACTGGTGCGCCGCCGGGCACTACGTCGGCAACCACACGCACCAGCACATCAGCCTCAACTGGCTGGACGTCGACACCTACCTCCGCGACATCGAGACCAGCGAGCGGCTGTTGAGCAGGTGGATAGAGGCATCGCCGTCGCGCTACTTCCGCTACGCCTTCGCCATGGAGGGCGACAGCGCGACCAAGACGAGCCAGGTCCAGACTCACCTGAGCCAAAACGGGTTCCTGTCCTCCCCGGTCACGCTCTGGTTCTACGACGCCCAGTTCATGGTCGCCTATGACCGCGCCCTGCGGCTCACGGACCGGGCGGCGCAGCGCTGGATCGAGGACACCTTGGTCGACACCGCGATCGAGCAGATGGAAAACCAAGCAGCCGCGGCTACTGCCGCGCTCGGCCGGTCACCGGCGCACATCATGCTGATCCACGGCACGACGGTCGCCGGTGCGACCATCGAGCGGATCCTCGGTCGGCTCACCGAGGAAGGCGTCGTGTTCGTCACCTCGGAACGGGCGATGGCCGACCCTGCCAACGTGATCGGTTCGCCGGTGACCACCCGCCAGTTCCGCAACTCGACGCAGAAGTGGGCCGAGCACGCGGGCGTGTCCATCCCGGATGTTCCGCCGGCGGTGCTCGCCGAGGTGGAGAAGGCGGCTCCCATCGAGGGCATGAGTTACGACGAGGTTCTTGGCCGGGCGATCCAGGAGTGGACGCGCCGGGTGTCCTTCACTCCGGTTCCGGCCGACTTCCACTGA
- a CDS encoding AMP-binding protein, whose translation MSEPRIHSGGTSQSLETLRTRAARLASALNADGIGPGDRVAVVMRNDIAFVEVTLAVGLVGAAPVPINWHWTGDDLAHALADSRSRLAVVHTDLLPAVESSAPGLPIIEAEIPPGVRCAYGLAEQPSTGRWPTLSQRIDDHEPRTEPSPAAPMSVIYTSGTTGRAKGVLRDPVAVADRPTLLANIAKLWHLAPAETTLIPAPLYHSAPNVHATFAVALGMNLHIMPRFDAEEFLRLVQEHRVNSVQMVPTMFNRLLQLPEQVRRSYDLSSLKAIVHAAAPCPRHVKEAMIGWLGPIVHEYYGGAEVGAFTACDTAEALSRPGTVGRPILDADVRILGEDGTDKPVGEDGIVYGRCFTSWPDFTYIDDEPKRRRMERDGYLTLGDIGHLDDEGYLYLSDRLNDMVVSGGVNIYPAEVEACLLDLEGVADVAVFGIPDPDLGEVLAAHIQPIPGAILHPAEIRTHVGSRLARYKVPREVVLADELPREDTGKLFKRRLKQQYLEAAGHNGDEGVA comes from the coding sequence ATGAGCGAACCGCGAATCCACTCAGGCGGAACTTCTCAGTCGCTGGAGACGCTGCGCACCCGTGCTGCGCGGCTGGCATCGGCCCTCAACGCCGACGGGATCGGTCCGGGCGACCGCGTCGCCGTTGTCATGCGCAATGACATCGCGTTCGTGGAGGTGACGCTCGCGGTCGGGCTCGTCGGGGCTGCCCCGGTTCCGATCAACTGGCACTGGACGGGGGACGACCTCGCACACGCGCTGGCCGACAGCCGCTCCCGGCTCGCGGTGGTCCACACCGACCTGCTGCCGGCCGTGGAGTCCAGCGCACCCGGGCTGCCGATCATCGAGGCGGAGATACCGCCCGGGGTGCGGTGCGCCTACGGGCTGGCCGAACAGCCGTCCACCGGAAGGTGGCCGACGCTGTCGCAGCGCATCGACGACCACGAACCCCGCACCGAACCCTCACCTGCCGCCCCGATGAGCGTGATCTACACGTCCGGCACCACCGGGCGGGCCAAGGGAGTGCTCCGCGACCCGGTCGCGGTGGCCGACCGCCCGACGTTGCTGGCCAACATCGCGAAGCTGTGGCACCTGGCTCCAGCCGAGACGACCCTCATCCCGGCGCCGCTCTACCACTCCGCTCCGAACGTGCACGCCACCTTCGCCGTCGCGCTGGGCATGAACTTGCACATCATGCCTCGCTTCGACGCCGAGGAGTTCCTGCGGCTGGTGCAGGAGCACCGCGTCAACAGCGTGCAGATGGTTCCTACGATGTTCAACCGGCTGCTGCAGCTGCCCGAGCAGGTGCGGCGTTCCTACGACCTCTCCTCGCTGAAGGCCATCGTGCACGCGGCCGCGCCGTGCCCGCGGCACGTCAAGGAAGCCATGATCGGCTGGTTGGGTCCGATCGTGCACGAGTACTACGGCGGCGCCGAGGTGGGTGCCTTCACCGCCTGCGACACGGCGGAGGCCCTGAGCCGTCCGGGCACCGTCGGGCGCCCGATCCTTGATGCCGATGTGCGCATCCTCGGCGAGGACGGAACTGACAAGCCGGTGGGCGAGGACGGCATCGTCTACGGGCGCTGCTTCACGAGCTGGCCGGACTTCACCTACATCGATGACGAGCCCAAACGCCGTCGGATGGAAAGGGACGGCTACCTCACCCTCGGCGACATCGGCCACCTCGACGACGAGGGCTATCTCTACCTCAGCGACCGGCTCAACGACATGGTCGTCTCGGGCGGCGTGAACATCTACCCCGCCGAGGTCGAGGCGTGCCTGCTCGACCTCGAGGGGGTCGCCGATGTGGCCGTGTTCGGCATCCCCGACCCCGACCTGGGAGAGGTGCTCGCCGCCCACATCCAGCCGATCCCCGGCGCGATCCTCCACCCGGCCGAGATCCGGACCCACGTCGGCTCCCGCCTGGCGCGCTACAAGGTGCCGCGGGAAGTGGTGCTCGCCGACGAGCTGCCGCGCGAGGACACCGGAAAACTGTTCAAGCGCCGTCTCAAGCAGCAGTACCTCGAGGCGGCGGGGCACAACGGGGACGAGGGGGTTGCATGA
- a CDS encoding MFS transporter, which translates to MLFLTGVWHLSVVLAGAAATPGPIAAALCAPVAGRLADRFGQRAIAIPGTVLFTLGALTLAVTTTAARNYVGVFLPAALLTGIGVGFTLPAFGSAGVAQLPPARFATGIGVTSGLRQIGAVIGIAGLIAVLSGHRGGAAIDSFHRAWLLIAGVALLALLAGIALGRIRPGPRPGATAAPARPVHPAHD; encoded by the coding sequence GTGCTGTTCCTGACGGGCGTGTGGCACCTGTCCGTAGTGCTGGCCGGGGCCGCCGCGACGCCGGGGCCGATCGCGGCCGCGCTGTGCGCCCCGGTCGCGGGCCGGCTGGCCGATCGCTTCGGCCAGCGCGCCATCGCCATCCCGGGCACCGTGCTGTTCACCCTCGGCGCACTGACCCTGGCGGTGACGACCACCGCCGCTCGGAACTACGTCGGCGTGTTCCTACCGGCCGCGCTGCTCACCGGGATCGGGGTCGGCTTCACGCTGCCCGCGTTCGGCAGTGCCGGTGTCGCGCAGCTACCCCCGGCTCGATTCGCCACCGGCATCGGCGTCACGTCCGGACTGCGGCAGATCGGCGCGGTCATCGGCATCGCCGGCCTCATCGCCGTCCTGAGTGGACACCGCGGCGGCGCGGCCATCGACTCCTTCCATCGGGCGTGGCTGCTCATCGCCGGGGTCGCCCTGCTCGCCCTGCTGGCCGGGATCGCGCTCGGTCGCATCCGCCCCGGCCCCCGGCCCGGCGCGACGGCCGCCCCGGCCAGACCAGTCCACCCCGCTCACGACTGA
- a CDS encoding MBL fold metallo-hydrolase — MFRALARAYDQLGRTEDAAAARRKAGLDTQPGLPPLITDFWVTDQDGAHFAPPGLHELAAGIFAAQGLGFGDIGFIVTDTSLVVIDAGSTNEQARAALRKMREISALPVSHVILTHGHFDHFGGLDALREPGTEVIAQTGFTTEVEAQNQAFIPWRRFLPAGADHRHHVVPDRLISEPETMTVGGVELRLLPAHGGETDDALLIHLPGRDIVFVGDIVMPYLGAPFIAEGSAEGLLDTLKLIEDLDPALLVHGHPPLTANFTVAALAGLRPALEDLYQVIRGDIAAGRTVFDMLGRNHLPDVLRTCPDAVLPYLLMRDNIIRRVQRQHTSYWQPDVDSVDPVSPTEWAAVLELLTKGKLDVYTDTIQDLLDRDDLPLALKLADAALTNHPGSPAIGELRQQTLLRLVERHQLQGPFKFVVYSELAGLTVPAITD; from the coding sequence GTGTTCCGCGCACTCGCCCGCGCGTATGACCAGCTCGGCCGAACCGAGGATGCCGCGGCGGCGCGGCGGAAGGCCGGACTCGACACCCAGCCCGGCCTCCCGCCGTTGATCACCGACTTCTGGGTCACCGATCAGGACGGAGCACACTTCGCGCCGCCCGGACTGCACGAGCTGGCAGCGGGCATCTTCGCCGCACAGGGCCTCGGGTTCGGCGACATCGGATTCATCGTGACCGACACCTCGCTGGTCGTGATCGACGCCGGGAGCACGAACGAGCAGGCCCGCGCGGCGCTGCGGAAGATGCGGGAGATCTCCGCGCTGCCGGTCAGCCACGTGATCCTCACCCACGGGCACTTCGACCACTTCGGGGGACTCGACGCACTGCGCGAGCCCGGCACCGAGGTGATCGCCCAGACCGGATTCACCACCGAGGTCGAGGCGCAGAACCAGGCGTTCATCCCGTGGCGCAGGTTCCTGCCCGCCGGCGCCGATCACCGACACCACGTCGTGCCCGACCGGCTGATCAGCGAACCGGAGACCATGACCGTCGGCGGCGTCGAGCTACGCCTGCTGCCGGCGCACGGCGGGGAAACGGACGACGCGCTGCTCATCCACCTGCCCGGGCGTGACATCGTGTTCGTCGGCGACATCGTGATGCCGTATCTGGGCGCGCCGTTCATCGCCGAGGGATCGGCCGAAGGCCTGCTCGACACGCTGAAGTTGATCGAAGACCTCGACCCCGCCCTGCTCGTTCACGGACACCCACCGCTGACCGCGAACTTCACCGTCGCCGCACTGGCGGGCCTCCGCCCGGCGCTGGAGGACCTGTACCAGGTGATCCGTGGCGACATCGCCGCCGGTCGCACGGTGTTCGACATGCTCGGCCGCAACCACCTGCCCGACGTCCTGCGCACGTGTCCGGACGCGGTACTGCCCTACCTATTGATGCGGGACAACATCATCCGGCGAGTCCAGCGCCAGCACACCAGCTACTGGCAGCCCGACGTGGACAGCGTCGACCCCGTTTCCCCGACGGAGTGGGCCGCCGTACTGGAACTGCTCACCAAGGGGAAGCTCGACGTCTACACGGACACGATCCAAGACCTGCTCGACCGGGACGATCTGCCCCTGGCCCTGAAGCTGGCCGACGCCGCGCTCACCAACCACCCCGGCAGCCCCGCGATCGGTGAACTCCGGCAACAGACGTTGCTCCGGCTGGTCGAACGTCACCAGCTGCAAGGCCCCTTCAAATTCGTCGTCTACTCCGAACTGGCAGGTCTCACGGTCCCGGCGATCACGGATTGA